The Streptomyces sp. RKAG293 genome includes a region encoding these proteins:
- a CDS encoding crotonase/enoyl-CoA hydratase family protein — MGGTEHLTVERVGATLVLTLNRPEAKNALSLPMLVGLYDGWLAADADDSIRSIVLTGAGGTFCAGMDLKALASDDGAMAGQEYRDRMKEDPDLHWKAMLRHHRPRKPVIAAVEGYCVAGGTEILQGTDIRVAGESATLGLFEVRRALFPIGGSTVRLPRQIPRTHALEMLLTGRPYSAAEAKDIGLIGHVVPDGTALERALEIADQINANGPLAVEAVKASVYDTAEMTETEGLRHELERGWPIFATADAKEGPRAFAEKRPAVFKRA, encoded by the coding sequence ATGGGCGGCACGGAACATCTCACGGTGGAGCGCGTCGGCGCGACGCTCGTACTGACCCTGAACCGGCCCGAGGCGAAGAACGCCCTCTCGCTGCCGATGCTCGTCGGTCTGTACGACGGCTGGCTGGCGGCCGACGCCGACGACTCGATCCGCTCCATCGTCCTCACCGGGGCCGGCGGCACCTTCTGCGCCGGCATGGACCTCAAGGCGCTGGCCTCCGACGACGGCGCGATGGCCGGACAGGAGTACCGCGACCGGATGAAGGAGGACCCCGATCTGCACTGGAAGGCGATGCTCCGGCACCACCGGCCGCGCAAACCGGTGATCGCCGCCGTGGAGGGGTACTGCGTGGCCGGCGGCACCGAGATCCTGCAGGGCACCGACATCCGCGTCGCCGGGGAGAGCGCCACCCTCGGGCTCTTCGAGGTCCGGCGCGCGCTCTTCCCGATCGGCGGCTCCACCGTGCGGCTGCCCCGCCAGATCCCCCGCACCCACGCCCTGGAGATGCTGCTCACCGGCCGCCCCTACTCCGCGGCGGAGGCGAAGGACATCGGCCTGATCGGCCATGTCGTGCCCGACGGCACGGCGCTGGAGCGGGCCCTGGAGATCGCGGACCAGATCAACGCCAACGGGCCGCTGGCCGTCGAGGCGGTCAAGGCGTCCGTGTACGACACCGCGGAGATGACCGAGACGGAGGGACTCCGGCACGAACTGGAGCGGGGCTGGCCGATCTTCGCCACCGCCGACGCGAAGGAAGGTCCCCGGGCCTTCGCCGAGAAGCGCCCCGCGGTCTTCAAGCGCGCCTGA
- a CDS encoding antibiotic biosynthesis monooxygenase, translated as MSTDSTSFQRPEPPYYAVIITTLPSGEDPEGYADANRRMGPLSAKWPGYLGRESESGPDGRDLLVVYYADAESIASWKADPEHLEVQRLGRERWYASYSVEVARVERAYGFRRD; from the coding sequence GTGTCCACCGATTCCACCTCGTTCCAGCGTCCCGAGCCGCCGTACTACGCCGTCATCATCACGACGCTGCCGAGCGGTGAGGACCCGGAGGGGTACGCGGACGCGAACCGCCGCATGGGACCGCTCTCCGCGAAGTGGCCCGGATATCTGGGCCGCGAGTCGGAGAGCGGACCCGACGGGCGCGATCTGCTGGTCGTCTACTACGCGGACGCGGAATCCATAGCCTCCTGGAAGGCCGACCCGGAGCACCTGGAGGTGCAACGGCTGGGCCGGGAGCGGTGGTACGCCTCGTACAGCGTCGAAGTGGCCCGCGTGGAGCGGGCCTACGGCTTCCGGCGCGACTAG
- a CDS encoding endonuclease/exonuclease/phosphatase family protein, with the protein MTWNLWWRFGPWEARRDAIAHVLREERPDVLGLQEVWGSTSENFAGWLAKELGMEWAWSRSPVQDRWHRRNGGDTSVDVGVAVLSRYPILETAERRLPAGGFPDDGKTVLHALIDAPGGPLPFFTTHLNSGPAESAVRCAQVRELAAFVDERTGWGTERAGGSFPPVVSGDFNAEPDFDEMRLIGGYRTAPAVPGLVLLDAWRFADPSQPHGTWDIAHRDSVNFGDRPSCIDYLLVGLPGPGGRGRVRSARRAGDAPVDGVWPSDHAAVVAELATGPVLAVDPLG; encoded by the coding sequence ATGACCTGGAATCTGTGGTGGCGGTTCGGGCCCTGGGAAGCGCGCAGGGACGCGATCGCGCACGTGCTGCGGGAGGAACGGCCCGATGTCCTGGGGCTGCAGGAGGTGTGGGGGAGCACGAGCGAGAACTTCGCCGGGTGGCTCGCCAAGGAACTCGGCATGGAATGGGCCTGGTCCCGCTCACCGGTCCAGGACCGCTGGCACCGGCGCAACGGCGGTGACACCTCGGTCGACGTGGGAGTCGCGGTCCTGAGCCGGTACCCGATCCTGGAGACGGCGGAGCGCCGGCTGCCGGCGGGCGGCTTCCCCGACGACGGCAAGACCGTCCTGCACGCCCTGATCGACGCCCCCGGGGGCCCGCTGCCGTTCTTCACCACCCATCTCAACTCCGGCCCGGCGGAGTCCGCCGTGCGCTGCGCGCAGGTGCGCGAGCTGGCGGCGTTCGTGGACGAACGGACGGGGTGGGGGACGGAGCGGGCGGGCGGGAGCTTCCCGCCCGTCGTGTCCGGCGACTTCAACGCGGAGCCCGACTTCGACGAGATGCGGCTGATCGGCGGCTACCGGACGGCACCCGCCGTACCCGGGCTGGTGCTGCTGGACGCCTGGCGCTTCGCCGACCCCTCGCAGCCGCACGGCACCTGGGACATCGCCCACCGGGATTCGGTCAACTTCGGTGACCGCCCGAGCTGTATCGACTACCTCCTCGTCGGACTCCCGGGCCCCGGTGGCCGCGGCCGGGTCCGCAGCGCCCGCCGCGCGGGCGACGCGCCCGTCGACGGGGTGTGGCCCTCCGATCACGCCGCCGTCGTCGCGGAGCTCGCGACCGGGCCCGTCCTAGCCGTCGATCCACTCGGCTGA
- the cpt gene encoding chloramphenicol phosphotransferase CPT, with protein sequence MPTQVIILNGGSSAGKSGIARCLQTVLPEPWLSFGVDTLVDALPAAMRASDSGISFGPDGDVTTGAAFRLLDVAWAEGIAAMARAGARIVVDEVFLGGAGSQARWRTALAGLEVLWVGVRCEAGVAAEREAARGDRVAGMARSQALLVHEGVEYDLEVDTTRTESLVCARAIAARTG encoded by the coding sequence ATGCCCACCCAGGTGATCATTCTCAACGGCGGATCCAGTGCGGGGAAGAGCGGAATCGCCCGCTGTCTGCAAACCGTCCTTCCGGAACCATGGCTGAGCTTCGGCGTCGACACCCTCGTCGACGCGCTGCCCGCCGCGATGCGGGCCTCGGACTCCGGTATCTCCTTCGGCCCGGACGGCGACGTGACCACCGGGGCCGCGTTCCGGCTGCTCGACGTGGCCTGGGCCGAGGGCATCGCGGCCATGGCGCGCGCCGGTGCCCGGATCGTCGTCGACGAGGTGTTCCTCGGCGGCGCCGGCTCGCAGGCCAGATGGCGCACGGCACTGGCGGGTCTCGAGGTGCTGTGGGTCGGGGTGCGGTGCGAGGCCGGGGTCGCCGCGGAGCGGGAGGCCGCCCGAGGTGACCGGGTCGCGGGCATGGCACGCTCCCAGGCCCTGCTCGTGCACGAAGGGGTGGAGTACGACCTCGAGGTGGACACCACCCGCACCGAGTCGCTGGTGTGCGCCCGCGCCATCGCCGCGCGGACCGGCTGA
- a CDS encoding acyl-CoA synthetase, whose product MEYNLADLFESVVDVVPDREALVYIDHPGTGAERRLTYAQLDAAANRIAHHLIGSGIAPGDHVGLHLYNGIEYLQTALACVKARAVPVNVNYRYVEEELVYLYRDADLTALVFDAEFTGRVAAALPHTEKLRHLVRVGVPAGDEREPAIVPVAFADAEAAGSPDRGFPPRAADDQFIIYTGGTTGMPKGVMWRQEDLFFSGMGGGAPTGEPVKRPEELAERVAAGGEGLVFFPTPPLMHGTSTLTAFIGFNFGQKVVIHRKYVPDEVLRTIEKEKVSSVSLVGDAMLRPLADALAGPLAGTDCSSLFTISSSGAIMSETVRAQFQALVPTVMILNNFGSSESGFNGTATDDSGPANGFRLRVNSHIAVVDLATLEPVAVGEPGRIALRGHVPLGYYNDPKKTAETFFQRDGERWVLLGDMATVDDDGVVTVLGRGSQCINTGGEKVYPEEVEEALKAHPDVYDALVAGVPDEKWGNHVAAVVQPRDGADPLTLDDIQAHCRTRLAGYKIPRSLVLMDRIQRSPSGKADYRWARSVATGAAEAGR is encoded by the coding sequence GTGGAGTACAACCTTGCCGACCTCTTCGAGTCGGTCGTGGACGTGGTCCCGGACCGGGAGGCGCTCGTCTACATCGACCACCCCGGAACGGGCGCCGAGCGGCGGCTGACGTACGCCCAGCTCGACGCGGCCGCGAACCGGATCGCGCACCACCTGATCGGCAGCGGGATAGCTCCCGGCGACCACGTCGGACTGCATCTCTACAACGGCATCGAGTACCTGCAGACGGCGCTGGCCTGCGTGAAGGCCCGCGCCGTGCCGGTGAACGTCAACTACCGGTACGTGGAGGAGGAGCTGGTCTACCTCTACCGGGACGCGGATCTGACGGCGCTGGTCTTCGACGCCGAGTTCACCGGACGGGTGGCCGCCGCACTGCCGCACACCGAGAAACTGCGGCATCTGGTCAGGGTGGGCGTGCCGGCCGGGGACGAGCGGGAACCGGCCATCGTCCCGGTCGCCTTCGCCGACGCCGAGGCGGCCGGATCACCGGACCGCGGCTTCCCGCCGCGGGCGGCGGACGACCAGTTCATCATCTACACCGGTGGCACCACCGGTATGCCCAAGGGCGTGATGTGGCGCCAGGAGGACCTCTTCTTCTCCGGCATGGGCGGCGGCGCGCCCACCGGCGAGCCGGTCAAGCGCCCCGAGGAACTGGCGGAGCGGGTCGCCGCGGGCGGCGAAGGGCTGGTCTTCTTCCCGACCCCGCCGCTGATGCACGGCACCTCCACGCTCACCGCGTTCATCGGCTTCAACTTCGGCCAGAAGGTCGTCATCCACCGCAAGTACGTGCCGGACGAGGTGCTGCGCACCATCGAGAAGGAGAAGGTCAGCAGCGTCTCGCTGGTCGGCGACGCCATGCTCCGGCCGCTGGCGGACGCGCTGGCCGGACCGCTGGCGGGCACCGACTGCTCCTCGCTGTTCACCATCTCCAGCTCGGGCGCGATCATGTCCGAGACGGTCCGCGCCCAGTTCCAGGCGCTGGTCCCGACCGTCATGATCCTGAACAACTTCGGCTCGTCGGAGTCCGGCTTCAACGGAACGGCCACCGACGACTCCGGCCCTGCCAACGGTTTCCGGCTGCGGGTCAACTCCCATATCGCGGTGGTCGACCTGGCCACGCTGGAGCCGGTCGCGGTCGGCGAACCGGGACGCATCGCCCTGCGCGGGCACGTTCCGCTCGGCTATTACAACGACCCGAAGAAGACGGCGGAGACGTTCTTCCAGCGGGACGGCGAGCGGTGGGTGCTGCTCGGGGACATGGCGACGGTCGACGATGACGGCGTCGTCACCGTTCTCGGGCGCGGTTCGCAGTGCATCAACACCGGCGGCGAGAAGGTCTATCCGGAGGAGGTCGAGGAGGCCCTCAAGGCGCACCCCGACGTCTACGACGCGCTGGTCGCCGGGGTGCCGGACGAGAAGTGGGGCAACCACGTCGCCGCCGTCGTCCAGCCGCGCGACGGCGCGGACCCGCTGACCCTCGACGACATCCAGGCGCACTGCCGCACCCGGCTGGCCGGCTACAAGATCCCGCGCAGCCTCGTCCTCATGGACCGCATCCAGCGCTCCCCGAGCGGCAAGGCCGACTACCGCTGGGCCCGTTCGGTGGCCACCGGCGCGGCGGAGGCCGGGCGGTAG
- a CDS encoding nitronate monooxygenase family protein yields the protein METELSKRLGIEHAIFGFTPFPAVAAAISRAGGMGVLGAVRYSDADELARSLDWMEENTGGRPYGLDVVMPAKKVEAPGGQSLTEADIEAMIPEGHREYVRQVLAKHGVPELGPDDVSGWRITGWMEQVARNQLDVAFDYPIKLLANALGSPPADVIARAHEHDILVAALAGSARHAGHHKDAGIDIVVAQGYEAGGHTGEIASMVLVPEVVSAVEGIPVLAAGGIGTGEQVAAGLALGAQGVWLGSVWLTTTEAELPSQVLIDKLLAAGSGDTVRSRALTGKPARQLRTEWTDAWEDPAGPGTLPMPLQGLLVADAVSRIQKYETEPLLGTPVGQIVGQMNSERSVQAVFDDLTRGFERAVDRINRIAGRA from the coding sequence ATGGAGACGGAGCTGAGCAAACGGCTGGGTATCGAGCACGCCATCTTCGGCTTCACGCCGTTCCCCGCGGTGGCCGCGGCCATCAGCCGCGCCGGGGGAATGGGCGTGCTCGGTGCGGTGCGCTATTCGGACGCGGACGAACTCGCCCGCAGCCTGGACTGGATGGAGGAGAACACCGGCGGCCGGCCCTACGGCCTCGACGTCGTGATGCCCGCCAAGAAGGTCGAGGCTCCCGGCGGGCAGTCACTGACCGAGGCCGACATCGAGGCCATGATCCCCGAAGGGCACCGCGAGTACGTCCGCCAGGTGCTCGCCAAGCACGGGGTGCCGGAGCTGGGACCGGACGACGTGTCGGGCTGGCGGATCACCGGCTGGATGGAACAGGTCGCCCGCAACCAGCTCGACGTCGCCTTCGACTACCCGATCAAACTCCTCGCCAACGCGCTGGGCTCGCCACCCGCCGACGTCATCGCCCGCGCCCACGAGCACGACATCCTCGTCGCCGCCCTCGCCGGCAGCGCCCGGCACGCCGGGCACCACAAGGACGCCGGCATCGACATCGTCGTCGCCCAGGGCTACGAGGCAGGCGGCCACACCGGCGAGATCGCCAGCATGGTGCTGGTCCCCGAGGTCGTCAGCGCCGTCGAGGGCATCCCCGTGCTGGCCGCGGGCGGCATCGGCACCGGTGAACAGGTCGCCGCCGGACTCGCCCTGGGCGCCCAGGGCGTCTGGCTCGGCTCGGTGTGGCTCACCACCACCGAGGCGGAACTCCCCTCGCAGGTGCTCATCGACAAACTGCTCGCGGCGGGCTCCGGCGACACCGTCCGGTCCCGGGCCCTGACCGGCAAGCCGGCCCGCCAGCTGCGCACCGAATGGACCGACGCCTGGGAGGACCCGGCCGGGCCCGGCACCCTGCCGATGCCGCTGCAGGGCCTGCTGGTCGCCGACGCGGTCTCCCGGATCCAGAAGTACGAGACCGAACCGCTGCTCGGGACCCCGGTGGGCCAGATCGTCGGCCAGATGAACTCCGAACGCAGCGTCCAGGCGGTCTTTGACGATCTCACCCGCGGTTTCGAACGGGCCGTCGACCGCATCAACCGCATCGCCGGCCGAGCCTGA
- a CDS encoding TetR/AcrR family transcriptional regulator produces MDTAERLIESTRELLWERGYTGTSPKAIQQHAGAGQGSMYHHFSGKPELALTAMRRSAEQLMAQADAQLSSGTALERVSAYLLRERDALRGCRVGRMAMDPDVIDSPELRRPVQETFTWLRGRLAEIIAEGLAAGEFDAALDPRDTAAMITAVVQGGYVLARAEGSQEPFHQAVRGAVALLAARSTTAER; encoded by the coding sequence ATGGACACCGCGGAACGGTTGATCGAGAGCACCCGGGAACTCCTCTGGGAACGCGGCTACACCGGCACCAGCCCCAAGGCCATCCAGCAGCACGCGGGCGCCGGCCAGGGCAGCATGTACCACCACTTCTCCGGCAAACCCGAGCTCGCGCTGACCGCGATGCGGCGCAGCGCGGAACAACTGATGGCGCAGGCCGACGCCCAGTTGTCCAGCGGCACCGCTCTCGAGCGGGTCTCGGCCTATCTGCTGCGTGAGCGCGACGCGCTGCGCGGCTGCCGGGTCGGCCGGATGGCGATGGATCCGGACGTGATCGACAGCCCGGAGCTGCGCCGCCCGGTGCAGGAGACCTTCACCTGGCTGCGCGGACGGCTCGCGGAGATCATCGCCGAGGGCCTGGCCGCGGGCGAGTTCGACGCCGCGCTCGATCCGCGGGACACCGCCGCCATGATCACCGCCGTCGTCCAGGGCGGCTATGTGCTCGCCCGCGCCGAGGGCTCGCAGGAGCCGTTCCACCAGGCGGTGCGCGGCGCGGTCGCACTGCTCGCCGCCCGTTCGACCACCGCCGAGCGGTGA
- a CDS encoding phosphotriesterase encodes MRTVRTVLGDIPPGQLGVTDAHDHLFFRVPALAGQELDSPGAAEAELRTFHELGGRGVAQWTPFGLGRRAADLPAVSRASSVHVVAATGLHQAAHYAPKALDRLRGRAAEFFVSELTQGLRPGDDPDAPPGTARAGMIKVAGGFHALDAHARYVMTAAAQAHHATGAPIGVHHELGTAAPDVLELLCGKLEVPPASVILGHLNRSPDLRAHRELAASGAFLAFDGPSRANHATDWRLLDCLLALAEAGHTGQLLLGGDTTTAAARAATGGGPGMPYLLHTLRPRIERELGVRAAEALFVANPARALSAEWIDG; translated from the coding sequence ATGAGGACGGTCCGAACGGTCCTCGGCGACATCCCGCCCGGGCAGTTGGGCGTCACCGACGCGCACGACCATCTCTTCTTCCGCGTTCCGGCCCTCGCCGGACAGGAGCTGGACTCCCCCGGCGCCGCGGAGGCCGAGCTGCGGACGTTCCACGAACTGGGCGGCCGCGGCGTGGCGCAGTGGACGCCGTTCGGCCTGGGGCGGCGCGCCGCCGACCTCCCGGCGGTCTCCCGGGCCTCGTCGGTGCACGTGGTGGCCGCGACCGGGCTGCACCAGGCCGCGCACTACGCGCCGAAGGCGCTGGACCGGCTGCGGGGCCGGGCGGCCGAGTTCTTCGTGTCGGAGCTGACGCAGGGGCTGCGGCCGGGTGACGACCCCGACGCCCCGCCCGGCACCGCCCGCGCGGGCATGATCAAGGTCGCGGGCGGTTTCCACGCCCTCGACGCGCACGCCCGGTACGTCATGACGGCGGCGGCGCAGGCCCATCACGCGACCGGTGCCCCGATCGGTGTCCACCATGAGCTGGGCACGGCGGCGCCCGACGTCCTCGAACTGCTCTGCGGGAAGCTGGAGGTGCCGCCGGCGAGCGTGATCCTCGGCCACCTCAACCGCTCGCCCGACCTCCGCGCGCACCGCGAACTCGCCGCGTCCGGGGCCTTCCTCGCCTTCGACGGCCCCTCACGGGCCAACCACGCCACCGACTGGCGGCTGCTGGACTGTCTGCTCGCCCTCGCGGAGGCCGGCCACACCGGACAGCTGCTGCTCGGCGGTGACACCACGACGGCCGCGGCACGCGCCGCGACCGGCGGCGGGCCCGGTATGCCGTATCTGCTGCACACCCTGCGGCCGCGGATCGAGCGGGAACTGGGCGTGCGGGCGGCCGAGGCGCTCTTCGTGGCCAATCCGGCGCGGGCGCTGTCAGCCGAGTGGATCGACGGCTAG
- a CDS encoding carboxymuconolactone decarboxylase family protein: MKQANIDREAGYRLLGELAGPETIEATLSRLDAVAPGFPDWIVTALFGGTYQREGLALRDRQIANLAALAALGGVEPQLDDHVRNSLRIGIEPREIVEVMVHLAPYIGVPKALAGLRVVTGALGKDALATDESGKNESGKNATA, translated from the coding sequence GTGAAGCAGGCGAACATCGACCGCGAGGCGGGCTACCGGCTGCTCGGCGAACTGGCGGGCCCGGAGACGATCGAGGCCACCCTCTCCCGGCTCGACGCGGTCGCCCCCGGCTTCCCGGACTGGATCGTGACGGCCCTGTTCGGCGGCACCTACCAGCGTGAGGGGCTGGCGCTGCGCGACCGGCAGATCGCCAACCTCGCCGCGCTGGCGGCGCTGGGCGGTGTGGAGCCGCAGTTGGACGACCATGTGCGCAACAGCCTGCGCATCGGGATCGAGCCGCGCGAGATCGTCGAGGTGATGGTCCATCTCGCCCCCTACATCGGCGTGCCGAAGGCGCTGGCGGGGCTGCGCGTCGTGACGGGCGCGCTCGGGAAGGACGCGCTCGCGACGGACGAGAGCGGGAAGAACGAGAGCGGGAAGAACGCGACCGCATGA
- a CDS encoding DUF4865 family protein — protein sequence MHAMQYRITLPADYDMKIIRRRVESRGHLLDDFPGLGLKAYLIRERGTDGSPVNQYAPFYLWNTPQGMNSFLWGPGFRGIIDDFGRPEVEHWTGLAFEHGPAAGRVPRAATRRAVPIPPGEDPAAVIDRAAGAVREYAATPGVHSAALTVDPRHWELLHFTLWEHTAPAAAGDRYEVLHVSAPELDTIETGRQW from the coding sequence ATGCACGCCATGCAGTACCGGATCACGCTGCCCGCCGACTACGACATGAAGATCATCCGCCGTCGGGTCGAGTCCAGGGGCCATCTGCTCGACGACTTCCCCGGCCTCGGGCTCAAGGCGTATCTCATCCGCGAACGCGGCACCGACGGTTCGCCCGTCAACCAGTACGCGCCGTTCTATCTGTGGAACACCCCGCAGGGAATGAACAGCTTCCTCTGGGGGCCGGGATTCCGGGGAATCATCGATGACTTCGGGCGCCCCGAGGTCGAGCACTGGACCGGGCTGGCCTTCGAGCACGGGCCCGCGGCGGGCCGGGTCCCCCGTGCGGCCACCCGCCGCGCCGTGCCGATCCCGCCCGGCGAGGATCCGGCCGCCGTCATCGACCGCGCCGCCGGCGCCGTCCGCGAGTACGCCGCCACCCCCGGCGTGCACTCGGCCGCGCTCACCGTCGACCCCCGGCACTGGGAGCTGCTGCACTTCACGCTCTGGGAGCACACCGCTCCCGCCGCGGCCGGGGACCGCTACGAGGTGCTGCACGTGTCGGCGCCCGAACTGGACACCATCGAGACGGGACGACAGTGGTGA
- a CDS encoding acyl-CoA synthetase has translation MTSTAPNGFWAQAAQDPDRLVLVAPDGDEWNAGRLSAACNQLVHGLREAGLEPGDAFAVVLPNSVEFFTAYLAAFQAGFYLVPVNHHFVAPEIAWILSDSGAKVLIAHERFAADALAAADEAEFPVDRRFSVGEVPGFRPYAELTGGQPVGAPADRTSGWVMNYTSGTTGRPRGIRRPLSGKLPEETYLGGFLGIFGIKPFDDNVHLVCSPLYHTAVLQFAGAALHIGHPVVLMDKWSPEEMLRVIDRYRCTHTHMVPTQFHRLLALPEPVKERYDVSSMRHAIHGAAPCPEHVKRAMLDWWGPCVEEYYAASEGGGTFAPAADWLKRPGTVGKAWPISEIAIYDDDGNPLPAGEVGTVYINMKTGGFSYHKDEGKTRKNRIGDFFTVGDLGYLDEDGYLYLRDRKIDMIISGGVNIYPAEIEAALLTHPAVADAAAFGIPHDSWGEEVKAVIEPAAGHKAGPELADHILAHCEKRLAGYKRPRTVDFITEMPRDPNGKLYKRRLRDPYWEGRDRAL, from the coding sequence ATGACGTCCACCGCACCCAACGGCTTCTGGGCACAGGCCGCCCAGGACCCCGACCGGCTGGTGCTGGTCGCCCCGGACGGCGACGAATGGAACGCCGGCCGGCTCAGCGCCGCCTGCAACCAGCTCGTCCACGGACTGCGCGAGGCCGGGCTCGAACCCGGTGACGCCTTCGCGGTCGTGCTGCCCAACAGCGTCGAGTTCTTCACCGCCTATCTCGCCGCGTTCCAGGCCGGCTTCTACCTGGTGCCGGTCAACCACCACTTCGTGGCACCCGAGATCGCCTGGATCCTGTCCGACTCCGGCGCCAAGGTCCTCATCGCCCACGAGCGGTTCGCGGCCGACGCGCTGGCCGCCGCCGACGAGGCGGAGTTCCCGGTGGACCGGCGGTTCTCGGTCGGCGAGGTGCCGGGCTTCCGGCCGTACGCCGAACTGACCGGCGGACAGCCGGTCGGCGCGCCCGCGGACCGCACCAGCGGCTGGGTCATGAACTACACCTCGGGCACCACCGGACGCCCCCGCGGCATCCGCCGCCCGCTGTCCGGGAAGCTCCCCGAGGAGACCTACCTCGGCGGGTTCCTCGGGATCTTCGGCATCAAGCCGTTCGACGACAACGTCCATCTCGTCTGCTCGCCGCTCTACCACACCGCGGTGCTCCAGTTCGCGGGCGCGGCACTGCACATCGGGCACCCCGTCGTCCTGATGGACAAGTGGTCGCCCGAGGAGATGCTCCGCGTCATCGACCGCTACCGCTGCACCCACACGCACATGGTGCCCACCCAGTTCCACCGCCTGCTGGCCCTCCCGGAGCCGGTGAAGGAGCGCTACGACGTCTCCTCCATGCGGCACGCCATCCACGGCGCCGCGCCCTGCCCCGAGCACGTCAAGCGCGCCATGCTCGACTGGTGGGGGCCCTGCGTCGAGGAGTACTACGCCGCCAGCGAGGGCGGCGGCACCTTCGCACCCGCCGCCGACTGGCTCAAGCGGCCCGGCACCGTCGGCAAGGCGTGGCCGATCAGCGAGATCGCCATCTACGACGACGACGGCAACCCGCTGCCGGCGGGCGAGGTCGGCACCGTCTACATCAACATGAAGACGGGCGGCTTCAGTTACCACAAGGACGAGGGCAAGACGAGGAAGAACCGCATCGGCGACTTCTTCACCGTCGGCGACCTCGGCTATCTCGACGAGGACGGCTATCTGTATCTGCGCGACCGCAAGATCGACATGATCATCTCCGGTGGCGTCAACATCTACCCCGCCGAGATCGAGGCCGCGCTGCTCACCCACCCCGCCGTCGCCGACGCCGCGGCCTTCGGGATCCCGCACGACAGCTGGGGCGAGGAGGTCAAGGCCGTCATCGAACCCGCCGCCGGCCACAAGGCGGGGCCCGAACTGGCCGACCACATCCTGGCCCACTGCGAGAAGCGGCTCGCCGGCTACAAGCGGCCCAGGACCGTCGACTTCATCACCGAGATGCCCCGCGACCCCAACGGCAAGCTCTACAAGCGGCGGCTGCGCGACCCGTACTGGGAGGGCCGCGACCGCGCGCTGTGA